A genomic region of Raphanus sativus cultivar WK10039 chromosome 6, ASM80110v3, whole genome shotgun sequence contains the following coding sequences:
- the LOC108807206 gene encoding protein LAZY 1: MKIKRSEDNMKLLSWMRTINRSGFDPSKEFKGSFCCLRAQVSHEVQDIRTNSFSFSRQSQDPTPLKTGEELWSDEGGFSGFLAIGTLGRDPETPKFIASTAEDDVTGAKEEMAKLVTEKLDKFLEEYPEDNSSKEVERSKAEGFIDSDACPSQVYDLFQSSTEATKRSKVKKVKGLLKSLFKRRKALERECNSMEKHGTRDLIKRIFKKFHGSPSKTRNDDDNSMHTKKDIRKSVQIFQRKVHPVMRTPERDGNEIDDRRSCNLKIPNLNGGFLVPSSISKVNKKTENWIKTDEEYHVLEL, translated from the exons atgaaaataaaaagaagcgAGGACAACATGAAG CTGCTAAGTTGGATGCGAACTATAAACCGAAGTGGCTTCGATCCATCAAAGGAGTTCAAag GTAGTTTCTGTTGTCTAAGAGCTCAGGTGTCCCATGAAGTCCAAGACATCCGAACAAACTCATTCTCCTTCTCCAGACAATCTCAAGACCCGACTCCACTGAAAACTGGTGAGGAACTTTGGTCTGACGAAGGCGGGTTCAGCGGCTTTCTGGCGATAGGGACGCTCGGTAGAGATCCTGAAACACCAAAATTCATAGCTTCCACTGCGGAAGATGATGTAACCGGAGCAAAGGAAGAGATGGCAAAGCTCGTTACTGAGAAACTAGACAAGTTTCTTGAGGAATATCCTGAGGATAATAGCAGTAAAGAAGTAGAGAGATCCAAGGCAGAAGGATTTATAGATTCAGATGCATGTCCTTCACAAGTTTATGATCTCTTTCAATCATCAACTGAGGCTACGAAGAGAAGCAAAGTGAAGAAGGTAAAGGGTTTACTTAAAAGCCTCTTCAAGAGAAGAAAGGCATTAGAAAGAGAGTGTAACTCAATGGAGAAACATGGAACAAGAGATTTGATTAAAAGGATATTTAAAAAGTTCCACGGTTCTCCTTCAAAGACGagaaatgatgatgataatTCCATGCACACGAAGAAAGATATAAGAAAG AGTGTCCAAATCTTCCAACGTAAAGTCCATCCTGTTATGCGTACACCTGAAAGAGACGGTAACGAGATAGATGACAGAAGAAGCTGCAATCTCAAGATCCCAAATCTTAATGGAGGGTTTCTCGTTCCAAGTTCCATCTCGAAAGTGaacaagaaaacagaaaatTGGATCAAGACTGACGAAGAGT ATCATGTTCTGGAACTGTGA
- the LOC108807207 gene encoding uncharacterized protein LOC108807207, which produces MSTDWGTVIVAVSLFLLLSPGLLFQIPARTRVVEFGNMSGIAILVHAVIYFCILTILVVAIQVHIHFYNIHIHF; this is translated from the coding sequence ATGAGTACGGACTGGGGGACGGTGATTGTAGCGGTGTCTCTGTTCCTCCTACTATCACCAGGACTACTGTTTCAGATTCCAGCAAGAACGAGAGTGGTCGAGTTCGGGAACATGAGCGGTATAGCAATTTTGGTTCACGCAGTTATATACTTTTGTATTCTCACTATCTTGGTGGTTGCTATACAAGTTCACATCCATTTCTATAACATTCACATCCATTTCTAA
- the LOC130495614 gene encoding uncharacterized protein LOC130495614 — translation MPKEIPVPSNRTRVSPYPLRSTRTQKEPIEAQGPSQWEDVQCVICQEAPHNAILLRCFSSTNGCRAYMCDTSVRHSNCFKQYCKNNMNRVTKVMNCPYCRGEVYEAMKLHSGGRRALNAKSRSCAFENCNFSGTYSQLKNHLKADHPGFTRPLVDQWTRWTSEQVQSLRILIVI, via the coding sequence ATGCCGAAGGAGATACCGGTGCCAAGCAACAGGACAAGAGTGTCACCATACCCGCTTCGCTCTACAAGGACTCAGAAAGAACCTATTGAGGCACAAGGCCCAAGCCAATGGGAGGATGTCCAGTGTGTAATCTGTCAGGAAGCGCCACACAATGCCATCCTCTTGCGGTGCTTTTCATCCACTAATGGATGCCGTGCTTACATGTGTGACACAAGTGTTCGTCACTCCAACTGTTTCAAGCAGTACTGCAAGAATAACATGAACCGCGTAACGAAGGTCATGAACTGTCCTTACTGCAGAGGAGAGGTTTATGAGGCGATGAAGTTGCACTCGGGTGGAAGGAGAGCTCTAAATGCTAAATCGAGGTCTTGCGCTTTTGAGAATTGCAACTTCTCAGGGACATATTCTCAGCTTAAGAATCACTTGAAAGCTGATCACCCCGGTTTCACCCGACCCTTGGTCGACCAATGGACACGTTGGACAAGTGAACAGGTTCAAAGTCTAAGAATATTAATTGTTATATGA
- the LOC108811135 gene encoding serine/threonine-protein kinase CDG1-like produces MVSSDPEALLPPNRAIENFKYLQLANATNNFSLDSRIGQGGFGDVYKGKLEINGQLKDVAIKMLDPSGKQGTKEFLAEVLMLSIFRNKNLVKLCGYCCQGDQRSIVYEYMPLGSVEDQIHNFKSVQEALDLSTRMKIALGTAKGLAYLHDEAQVIYRDMKTANILLDHEFEPKLSDFGLAKLGPGEGMSHVTTRVMGTLGYCAPEYAATGKLTMKSDIYSFGVVLLELITGRKPFGDSTMGAQRLLVQWALPYYRNLNIRQITDPKLLIQGHPYLEEAARRAVQLAYMCLRENAKARPTIREVVKALEVIVGDIVRKHKGKNIQYKRGVDKGKKIEGSTVSEEDEDLERQRDLADAKRWAKGLRNEKRKRATSYQT; encoded by the exons ATGGTCTCATCAGATCCTGAAGCACTGCTACCTCCAAATCGGGCAATCGAAAATTTCAAATACCTACAACTCGCCAACGCAACAAACAACTTCAGCCTGGATTCTAGGATAGGACAAGGTGGATTCGGCGATGTATACAAAGGGAAGTTAGAGATTAACGGACAG TTAAAGGATGTGGCTATTAAGATGCTTGATCCGAGTGGTAAACAAGGAACCAAAGAGTTCCTTGCGGAAGTCCTAATGCTCTCGATTTTTCGCAACAAAAACCTCGTGAAACTGTGTGGTTATTGCTGTCAAGGAGATCAAAGAAGCATCGTCTATGAATATATGCCTCTTGGATCTGTTGAAGATCAAATCCAca atTTCAAATCTGTACAAGAGGCTTTAGATTTGAGCACAAGGATGAAGATAGCTTTAGGAACAGCTAAAGGGTTAGCGTATCTTCACGATGAAGCACAAGTGATCTATAGAGATATGAAAACTGCAAACATATTGCTAGACCATGAGTTTGAACCGAAGCTCTCTGACTTTGGGCTTGCAAAGCTTGGTCCCGGGGAAGGCATGTCTCATGTCACTACTAGAGTTATGGGAACTCTTGGGTATTGTGCACCCGAGTACGCGGCTACTGGGAAACTGACGATGAAGTCTGATATTTATAGCTTTGGAGTTGTGCTGTTGGAGCTTATCACTGGACGCAAACCTTTTGGGGACTCAACCATGGGTGCACAACGTTTACTTGTGCAATGG GCACTGCCATATTATAGGAACCTAAACATAAGGCAGATTACAGATCCAAAGTTATTAATACAAGGTCATCCGTACTTGGAAGAAGCTGCGAGAAGAGCCGTTCAGTTAGCCTATATGTGTCTAAGAGAAAACGCAAAAGCTAGGCCAACAATAAGAGAAGTAGTCAAGGCTCTAGAGGTCATAGTTGGGGACATAGTGAGGAAACATAAAGGCAAGAACATTCAATATAAGCGAGGAGTAGATAAAGGGAAGAAAATTGAAGGGTCAACTGTTAGTGAAGAGGATGAAGATTTAGAGAGACAAAGAGATCTTGCTGATGCTAAGAGATGGGCTAAGGGTTTAAGAaatgaaaagagaaaaagagcAACGAGCTACCAAACCTGA
- the LOC108813281 gene encoding probable protein S-acyltransferase 7 yields the protein MYVVPPPPRSDSGSNSDLRVYQTWKGSNKFFLQGRFVFGPDVRSLALTICLIAVPVTIFCIFVARKLMDDFSDNWGVSIVYVAVVFTVYDLILLLLTSGRDPGIIPRNAHPPEPEPLDSNVDAGGAGQTPQLRLPRIKEVEVNGITFKVKYCDTCMLYRPPRCSHCSICNNCVEKFDHHCPWVGQCIGRRNYRFFFMFVFSTTLLCIYVFAFCWVYIRKITESEHTTIWKAMLKTPASIVLIIYTFISMWFVGGLTAFHLYLISTNQTTYENFRYRYDRRSNPHNKGVVNNFKETFCSAIPPSKNDFRAMVHREPPLPPRSVAGGFMSPNMGKASDDIEIGRKAVWADMGSAMSEHGDGKHGNNERLHVKDGELGELSPDVRTTVDEQSDRPSVHPRRSSWGRKSGSWDMSPEVMALAARVGGEQNQNGGGSSSGTGLVTENRPT from the exons atgtatgTAGTGCCGCCGCCTCCTCGATCCGATTCGGGATCCAACTCTGATTTACGGGTTTACCAAACCTGGAAAGGCTCCAAT aAATTCTTTCTTCAGGGGAGATTTGTATTTGGACCAGACGTAAGATCACTAGCGCTGACAATATGCCTCATCGCTGTCCCTGTCACAATCTTCTGCATCTTTGTCGCAAGGAAGCTAATGGATGACTTCTCTGATAACTGGGGAGTATCTATAGTCTATGTCGCCGTCGTCTTCACCGTTTAT GATTTAATTCTTCTGCTGCTTACATCCGGAAGAGATCCAGGAATCATCCCTAGAAACGCTCATCCCCCTGAGCCTGAACCCCTCGACAGCAACGTGGATGCAGGAGGAGCTGGCCAGACTCCTCAGCTGAGACTGCCTCGCATTAAGGAAGTAGAGGTTAATGGGATTACGTTTAAGGTCAAGTACTGTGACACTTGCATGCTCTATAGGCCTCCTCGCTGTTCTCACTGCTCCATCTGCAACAACTGCGTTGAAAAGTTTGACCATCACTGCCCTTGGGTTGGCCAATGTATTGGGAGG AGGAACTACAGATTCTTCTTCATGTTTGTCTTCTCAACGACCCTTCTCTGTATATATGTGTTTGCCTTCTGCTGGGTCTATATAAGGAAGATCACTGAATCAGAGCATACAACCATTTGGAAAGCAATGCTCAAAACTCCTGCCTCTATTGTTCTTATAATCTACACATTCATATCCATGTGGTTTGTTGGTGGCTTAACAGCTTTCCATCTCTATCTCATCAGCACAAACCAG ACTACGTATGAGAATTTCAGATACAGATATGATCGGAGAAGCAACCCACACAACAAGGGAGTGGTTAACAACTTCAAAGAAACGTTTTGCTCTGCAATCCCTCCTTCAAAGAACGACTTCAGAGCCATGGTCCATCGTGAACCTCCGTTGCCTCCTAGGTCTGTGGCAGGGGGTTTCATGAGTCCAAACATGGGTAAAGCCAGTGATGACATCGAGATAGGGAGGAAGGCTGTTTGGGCTGACATGGGCTCAGCAATGTCAGAACATGGTGATGGCAAACATGGTAACAACGAGAGGTTACATGTTAAGGACGGTGAGTTAGGAGAGCTTTCACCAGACGTCAGGACGACGGTTGACGAACAGAGTGATAGGCCGAGTGTGCACCCGAGACGCTCAAGCTGGGGAAGGAAAAGCGGGAGCTGGGATATGTCGCCAGAAGTTATGGCCTTAGCAGCTAGAGTGGGAGGAGAACAAAACCAGAACGGTGGTGGAAGCAGCAGTGGAACTGGTTTAGTGACTGAGAACAGGCCTACGTAA